AGGCGAAGTTCAAAGCCAAACTGAAATATCTGACGAGAAGAAACCAGGCGAACTCCTTCGATTACATTATTCTTAAGATTAACCAGGTGACAACCGGCTGGATCAACTACTATGGCATCAGTTACATGAAATCCTTTATCAACAGCATTAAGCAATGGTTACACCATCGGCTGAGGCAACTGATCTGGAAACAGTGGAAGAAAATTAAAACGAGATACAAGAATTTGATGAAGTATGGCATTGAAACCGAAGAAGCTTGGAAAATGGCAAACACTCGCAAAGGCTATTGGCGTGCCTCCAAGAACGAGACACTGCACAAAGCCATCAAAATAGAAAAGCTCGCAGGGTGGGGACTCAAAGACATGAGTCAACTCTACGAGCGTGCATACTCAACTTATTGAACCGCCGTATACGGGTCCGTACGTACGGTGGTGTGAGAGGTCGGGGCTGTGAAGCCCCTCCTACTCGATTTTATTTGGTTAAAGGCGTGCCAGGCAGTAAACGTCCCTGAGGGGGAGCAAACAGCGGTTCTGGAATGGTCAATCAGTGAAAATGCCAAATTTTCATTCTATTTGCCTATCGTCATTTATTTCGGAAACCGATATATTAGTAGTGTTGCAATTTTTCAGTAGGAAGTGAGGTTCCCGTGTATGGAGACGTTTAAGCGACTGCAGATGTTTTATATGCCTTATAAACGGTTTTTCTTTTTATCCATTTTATTTCTGTTAATCACGACGGCACTCACCGTCGTTTATCCGGTTATCTTACAGATCACCATTGATTATGTGATTGGCGAAGGCAATTTTGAATGGGTGCCGTTTGTGGCGATTGGTTTTTTCTTTGTGATGCTGTTGAAGAGTGTCACCGTGTATTTTCATCAGTATCTGGGTGATTTATTTGGGATCAATGCAGTTTATGAGCTGCGTAATGCCCTCTATAAAAAGCTTCAGTTCCTGCCTTTCAGGTATTATGACAATGCCAGAACCGGAGACCTGATGTCGAGACTGACCGCTGACGTGGAAGGTTTCCGTTTCTTCCTCTCGTTCGGATTTGCCCAGTTGATCAATGTGGTTATGCTGATCAGCCTCAGTATGGGGATCATGTTTTATTACAGTCCGATGCTCGCAACCGTGACGCTGATGTCCATGCCGTTCCTGATCATTACGGTGTATAAGTTTGATAAAAAGGTTCATCCGGCCTTCACGGATATCCGAAAGTCATTTGCCGGGATGACAACCAAAGTCCAGGAAAACATTAGCGGCATGCCGACGGTCAAATCGCTCTCAAAAGAGGGTTTTGAAATGGGACGTTTTGACGACAAGAACACCGATTATAAAGAAAAATTTATTTATACATCGAATATATGGGCGAGGTATTTCCCGTTCATGGAACTGATCGGTCAAATTGCTGTTGTGGTCCTCCTTGGTTACGGGGGCTGGCTTGTGATTCAGGGCGATCTTCAGCCCGGTGTTCTCGTAGCTTTCTTCAGTCTCGTCTGGTACATTATTAATCCGCTCATGAACCTTGGGTTTATTGTCAACACGTTTTCACAGGCGAAGGCATCCGGAGAGCGGATTCTGCAAGTGCTTGATGAGCGTGAAGATATCTTTGATAAACCGGGAGCCATCGAAGTGGCCCGCCTTGAAGGCCATGTCACATTTGAGCAGGTCCGTCACCGTTATGATGGCGATGAGCAGCCGGCATTGAATGATATCAGCTTTGAAGCGAAGCCGGGGATGACAATCGGTCTGATCGGTGCTACGGGCTCCGGTAAGACCTCGATTACGCAATTGATTACCCGGTTTTATGAGCCTGATCGGGGCAGGATTCTGATTGACGGGCGACCGGTTTCCGATTATACCCTGAAAACCATTCGGAAAAATACGGGTGTCGTTCTTCAGGAATCATTCCTGTTCTCTTCATCGGTAAAGGACAACATCTCCTACGGGAATCCCGAAGCGACGATGGATCAGATTATCGATGCAGCCAAAAGGGCTGATGCCCATGAGTTTATCGCGGAGTTGCCAGAAGGCTATGACACAATTCTCGGTGAGCGGGGCGGCGGATTGTCGGGCGGTCAAAAACAACGCATCGCGATTGCCCGTGCCATCTGTATCGATCCGACGATCCTGATTCTCGATGACGCCACGAGTGCGGTCGATATGGAGACGGAAGCAAAAATCCAGGCTGCCTTCCAAGAGGTAATGAAGGGAAGAACAACGTTTATCATCGCACACAGGATTTCGTCACTTATGCATGCAGATGAGATCCTGGTCCTCGATAACGGCAATATCGTCGAACGGGGCACACATGATGAGCTTTTGACGATTGAAGATGGTCATTATCGCCACATCTATGATATTCAGTACCGCGATCGGCATGAATTTATCCAATCCAATTAACAGGAGGTGATCAGATGTCTGCACAAACAAACCGCGATCAGGAAGCCGGTTCAAGAACGCTGAAGCGATTCCATTATTCAACAGATCAGGCGATTGAGAAACCGTTCAACTGGAAGCAGATGCTGCGGCTCTTCAGCTTTATGAAACCTTACGCAAAGACGATTCTTCCAATTGCGATCCTCGGGATGGTGCTGTCGACGGCTGTGCGTTTATTTGCGCCTATTCTGATCGGAAGCTTTGCTCTTGACCATATAATCGAACATGGTGATGTGAATTTTCTCTGGATCATGGTCGGGGTTATCGCCTTTATGTATGTTATTTCCTACATAGGGAATACACTGAGGATCAAATACATGAACAAGCTTGGACAACTTGTGATATTTGATATGCGTAAAAAACTCTTTAATCATATTCAGCGTCTGTCTCACCGGTTTTTCGATCAAAGGTCGGCGGGGTCGATTCTCGTCAGGATCACCAACGACGTGAACAGTCTCCAGGATTTATTCACGAACGGGGTCATCAATCTCCTGATGGATCTGATTATGCTGATCGGGATTGTGATTCTGCTCTTTGTCATCAGTCCTTCATTGACTGTTGCCATTATGATCGTGCTGCCATTGATGTTTTTTATCTCCACGAGACTGCGCCGGAATATCCGACGTTCGTGGCAGGATGTGAGGATTAAGCAGTCGATGATCAATTCGCATCTCAATGAAAGCATTCAGGGAATCCGTGTAACTCAGTCATATACGCAGGAAAACGAAAACATCGGCTTTTTTAAGAAGATGAATCAGACGAACTTTGAAGCATGGCGAAATGCGACGCAAAAAAGTGCCATGTTCCGGCCTTTTGTGGAAATGAGCGGGGCGATCGGGACCGCAATTCTGCTCTCCTTCGGTGTATTCCTCATTCAGATGGAGGCATTGACGATCGGTGAGTTCTTCGCGTTTTCTCTTTATATCGGGATGTTTTGGGAACCGATTTCGAGGCTCGGGCAGGTGTATAACCAGCTGCTTGTCGGTATGGCATCATCAGAGCGGATCTTTGAGTTCCTCGATGAACAGCCTTCTGTTCCTGAAAAAATGAATGCAAAAACTTTAAAGGATATAGATGGTCACATTCAGTTTGATCACGTCGAGTTTGCTTATGATGAGAAAAGAAAAGCTCTTCACGATATGTCGATCGAAATTAAAGGCGGTCAGACCGTTGCCCTTGTTGGACATACAGGCTCCGGTAAAACAACGATTGTCAACTTAATCAGCCGTTTTTATGATCCGACGAAAGGAAGAATCCTTCTCGATGGGCATGATTTAAGGGATATTCGTCTCGACAGTCTCCGTGAGAAGGTCAGTATTGTTTTACAGGATACATTTATATTTTCAGGTACGATCATGGATAATATCCGCTTTGGCAGACCTGATGCGACAGACGAAGAGGTAAAACAGGCGGCTTACACGGTAGGCGCAGATGGATTTATTCAGGAGCTTCCGAACGGGTATGAAACGGAAGTGGAAGAACGGGGAAATATTCTGTCTGTCGGAGAGCGGCAGTTGATTTCCTTTGCCAGGGCGCTTCTCGCAGATCCGCAAATCCTGATTCTGGATGAAGCGACGGCCGCAATTGACACGGAAACCGAACAGATCATTCAGGCGGCTCTCCGTAAACTGCTTCATGGTCGAACGGCGATTATGATCGCGCACCGTCTTTCTACGATCAGGGAAGCAGACCGGATTTTTGTTTTGGAACAGGGGAAGATACTTGAGCAGGGGGATCATGATGATCTCATGGCTCAGAGGGGTGAATACTACGAACTGGTCAAATCACAGTTTAATGCCCTGAATACCGGATGACAAAGAAGCAGCACCGAATCGGAGGATTCGGTGCTGCTTTCATTTGTTATTCGGGTGGCCAGCAGAAGGAACAGATCAGTTCTGTTTAGCGCGGTCTCTGCATCGTTTAACCAGTTCTTCATCTGGGGTCACAAAGAGTGTGTTCTGTTGTTCGTACGTGACATATCCCGGTTTTGCGCCGTTTGGCTTTCGGACATGGCGGATTAGGGTGTAGTCAACAGGCACCTGTCCTGACAACCTGCTTTTTGAGAAGTACGCCGCGAGGTTAGCTGCTTCGTGCAGGGTTTTTTCGCCGAATGTCTCACTGCGGATCACCACGTGGGAGCCGGGAATATCCTTTGTGTGGAGCCAGGTGTCATTTTGGCGGGCCATCCGGTTTGTGACATATTCATTTTGAATGTTGTTTTTGCCTACGTAGATTTCGATTTCCTCGGATGAGAGGTATTTCTCTGGTTTCGGTTTTTGAGGCTTTTTCGGCTTTTTGGATGTTTTTTTCTTTTTCAGATAGCCGCCTGCTTCAAGTTCGTTGCGGATTTCTGCAATGTCTTCGGTGGTGGCCATTTCAACATGCTGAATAAGTGTATCGAGATAAGCCATTTCCTCTTTTGCCTGCTTCAGCTGTTTTTTGACATGAACGGCAGCGGT
This genomic window from [Bacillus] selenitireducens MLS10 contains:
- a CDS encoding ABC transporter ATP-binding protein translates to METFKRLQMFYMPYKRFFFLSILFLLITTALTVVYPVILQITIDYVIGEGNFEWVPFVAIGFFFVMLLKSVTVYFHQYLGDLFGINAVYELRNALYKKLQFLPFRYYDNARTGDLMSRLTADVEGFRFFLSFGFAQLINVVMLISLSMGIMFYYSPMLATVTLMSMPFLIITVYKFDKKVHPAFTDIRKSFAGMTTKVQENISGMPTVKSLSKEGFEMGRFDDKNTDYKEKFIYTSNIWARYFPFMELIGQIAVVVLLGYGGWLVIQGDLQPGVLVAFFSLVWYIINPLMNLGFIVNTFSQAKASGERILQVLDEREDIFDKPGAIEVARLEGHVTFEQVRHRYDGDEQPALNDISFEAKPGMTIGLIGATGSGKTSITQLITRFYEPDRGRILIDGRPVSDYTLKTIRKNTGVVLQESFLFSSSVKDNISYGNPEATMDQIIDAAKRADAHEFIAELPEGYDTILGERGGGLSGGQKQRIAIARAICIDPTILILDDATSAVDMETEAKIQAAFQEVMKGRTTFIIAHRISSLMHADEILVLDNGNIVERGTHDELLTIEDGHYRHIYDIQYRDRHEFIQSN
- a CDS encoding ABC transporter ATP-binding protein; the protein is MSAQTNRDQEAGSRTLKRFHYSTDQAIEKPFNWKQMLRLFSFMKPYAKTILPIAILGMVLSTAVRLFAPILIGSFALDHIIEHGDVNFLWIMVGVIAFMYVISYIGNTLRIKYMNKLGQLVIFDMRKKLFNHIQRLSHRFFDQRSAGSILVRITNDVNSLQDLFTNGVINLLMDLIMLIGIVILLFVISPSLTVAIMIVLPLMFFISTRLRRNIRRSWQDVRIKQSMINSHLNESIQGIRVTQSYTQENENIGFFKKMNQTNFEAWRNATQKSAMFRPFVEMSGAIGTAILLSFGVFLIQMEALTIGEFFAFSLYIGMFWEPISRLGQVYNQLLVGMASSERIFEFLDEQPSVPEKMNAKTLKDIDGHIQFDHVEFAYDEKRKALHDMSIEIKGGQTVALVGHTGSGKTTIVNLISRFYDPTKGRILLDGHDLRDIRLDSLREKVSIVLQDTFIFSGTIMDNIRFGRPDATDEEVKQAAYTVGADGFIQELPNGYETEVEERGNILSVGERQLISFARALLADPQILILDEATAAIDTETEQIIQAALRKLLHGRTAIMIAHRLSTIREADRIFVLEQGKILEQGDHDDLMAQRGEYYELVKSQFNALNTG